The Sediminitomix flava genome includes a window with the following:
- a CDS encoding response regulator transcription factor produces the protein MYQILLAEDNESLGYILKEYLELHDFEVNWAKDGAEAFQEFSKRSFDLCILDVMMPQVDGFELAKQIRTENELVPIIFLTAKSLKVDKLKGYKIGADDYIVKPIDEDELLARINSLLRRASLYAKQASQPTPQTIHSHIFNIGKFKFDFKNQTLFSDTEKYTVTIKEAEVLKMLCENINNLLSREEALTTIWKENDYFSRRAMDVHISKLRKYLASDPSVKINNVHGKGFVLEVTD, from the coding sequence ATGTATCAGATCTTATTAGCAGAGGACAACGAATCATTAGGATATATCTTAAAAGAATATCTAGAATTACATGATTTTGAAGTGAATTGGGCAAAAGATGGTGCTGAAGCTTTTCAAGAATTCTCTAAAAGATCTTTTGATCTCTGTATTTTAGATGTGATGATGCCACAGGTTGATGGTTTTGAGTTAGCTAAGCAAATACGAACTGAGAATGAACTAGTTCCTATTATTTTCCTTACAGCAAAATCGCTTAAAGTAGACAAACTTAAAGGCTATAAAATCGGGGCTGATGATTATATTGTTAAACCAATTGACGAAGATGAGCTTTTAGCCAGAATTAATTCCCTTCTAAGACGAGCGAGTTTGTATGCAAAACAAGCATCGCAACCTACTCCACAAACTATTCATTCACATATTTTCAACATCGGAAAATTTAAATTTGACTTTAAGAACCAAACGCTATTCTCCGATACAGAAAAATACACTGTAACCATAAAAGAAGCGGAAGTTCTAAAAATGCTTTGTGAGAATATAAATAATCTCTTGAGCAGAGAAGAAGCGCTTACGACAATATGGAAAGAAAATGACTATTTCAGTCGGAGAGCCATGGATGTTCATATTTCAAAACTCAGAAAATATCTAGCCTCAGATCCGAGTGTCAAAATTAATAATGTTCATGGTAAAGGCTTTGTGTTAGAAGTAACAGATTAA
- a CDS encoding sensor histidine kinase, which yields MKRKYQVYGIIFLATVATVSLLAIQVNWIGDYYTVEELRFRKKISNLLDDAIDEVASDNLEMGTKIAHFLMSHDSLYNGPLCKKELQEIENDIIERVTLALYKVGIHDPFYLSFIKINHAPYRRQVIWTSQDTPVTESQMEFYRKHSDYFYMESPQEYLDYQRDLGIKAIFLGIRFDNGFYNRVLERETDKFILVPFLFVAILISCLAYTIVIINKQEQLDEIKNSFINNLTHELKTPIFSISLVTKVFRKSIADSKNEKQFKYLDLIEKENNHLKDHVEKVLQITQMAHGKKIELESTHFEIVELIDETLEPFRLIAQENKGKLEFHSSEELIFVHSDKTHIKNIIHNLVDNALKYSENEPEIDVQVEKEGLFYHITVKDHGIGMTSRQQQHVFDMFYRVPTGDLHRVKGFGLGLSYVKLAVEAHKGEIKLKSAPNKGTTVEIKLPIQTV from the coding sequence ATGAAAAGAAAATATCAAGTATACGGGATTATTTTTTTAGCTACTGTTGCTACTGTTAGTTTGCTAGCCATTCAAGTCAATTGGATTGGGGATTATTATACGGTAGAAGAGCTTAGGTTTAGAAAGAAAATATCTAATCTGTTAGATGATGCTATCGATGAGGTTGCAAGTGATAATCTTGAAATGGGTACCAAAATCGCACATTTCTTGATGAGTCACGATTCCCTCTATAATGGGCCTCTTTGTAAAAAAGAACTTCAAGAAATTGAAAATGACATCATAGAAAGAGTCACTTTAGCATTATATAAAGTCGGTATTCATGATCCTTTTTACCTCAGCTTTATCAAAATCAATCATGCTCCCTACAGAAGACAAGTGATTTGGACTTCACAAGATACACCCGTGACTGAATCCCAAATGGAATTTTATAGGAAGCATAGCGACTATTTCTACATGGAAAGCCCGCAAGAGTACCTAGATTACCAAAGAGACTTAGGCATAAAAGCTATTTTCTTGGGAATTAGGTTCGATAATGGATTCTACAATCGTGTACTTGAAAGAGAAACGGATAAATTTATACTTGTCCCATTTCTTTTTGTTGCTATTCTGATCTCATGTTTGGCTTATACAATCGTGATTATCAACAAACAAGAACAACTTGATGAAATTAAAAACAGCTTCATCAACAATCTCACACATGAGTTAAAAACTCCAATTTTCTCGATTTCATTGGTGACTAAAGTATTCAGAAAATCTATCGCAGATTCTAAGAATGAAAAACAGTTCAAATACCTTGATCTAATTGAAAAAGAGAACAATCACTTGAAAGACCATGTCGAAAAAGTGCTACAAATCACACAAATGGCACATGGAAAAAAGATCGAACTAGAGTCTACGCATTTTGAAATTGTAGAATTGATTGACGAAACGCTTGAACCATTTAGACTCATTGCTCAAGAAAATAAAGGAAAGCTGGAATTCCATTCCTCAGAAGAACTTATATTTGTACATTCAGATAAAACACATATTAAAAACATCATTCACAACCTTGTTGACAATGCTTTAAAGTATTCTGAAAACGAACCAGAGATTGATGTTCAGGTAGAAAAAGAAGGTTTATTCTACCATATTACTGTCAAAGATCATGGAATCGGAATGACGAGCCGTCAGCAACAACACGTTTTTGATATGTTCTACAGAGTACCTACCGGAGACTTACACAGAGTGAAAGGTTTTGGTTTAGGCTTAAGCTATGTAAAACTAGCCGTAGAAGCTCACAAAGGTGAAATCAAGCTGAAAAGTGCTCCAAACAAAGGAACTACTGTAGAAATTAAACTACCAATACAAACCGTTTAA
- a CDS encoding outer membrane beta-barrel family protein — protein sequence MKLQLILLSFFLAFTQFAFAQGPRAGGMPPMSNGTIFGKVVEEDGTTPIEFASVVLHQSSDDKVIGGGITNEKGFFRISKIDEGNYYIQVKFMGYETTRIDSFDMGTEAKRVGKIVLKSSATELEEVSVSADRPKVEYNIDRKVINVSNLATAMSGTAVEVLENLPSIQVDAEGEVSLRGSSDFTVFIDGRPSVFSGSDALKQLPASSIASIEVITNPSAKYDPDGTSGIINIITKKKMGGFSGVANVHGGNQGRYGSDALFSYKTGKFNFYLGGDYNNYGRNGTSTNITNTYRGDTTFVQSAKGDAGRAFTPYNIKAGFDFDATKNDLFTLMFSKGQWGMNRTEESDFIDEEIINGVPSFSNSFFSDELFEIKNNYYTADLDYVHKFKDKKGHELSFGAYFRTSEKDESTENIFENSDGSYYKEGQYGTEYDKDKSLRLKLDYILPLGDNKFEAGYQARLERAEGYNELFLKDGSDGEWVLQDEFSFNNTYSRDIHSAYGIFSGKKNKLGYQFGLRAEYTDRQIKILELPEDDSHINRIDLFPTVHFSYQLPKEQQLMASYGRKINRPRSWYLEPFLTYSDAFNVRRGNPDLLPEFIDSYELGYQKNIKNATLSVEGYYRIEHNNIQRITLVYEEDPSKRISYPINVGTESTGGVEIMYSTPIVKWWHMNLATNLFSYSIEGKIEEQDISRSSFNWTANISNDLKLGKIGRLQISSRYYSPTVTAQGEREDMVSLDLGYRQQFMDGKFSLNVMARNILGTMNREQYTYGPDFDSYRNFEMLPSYSVSLSYRINNYKPKRGKRPSGSGGGGMEGDF from the coding sequence ATGAAACTGCAATTAATTTTACTTAGCTTCTTTTTAGCTTTTACTCAGTTTGCTTTTGCACAAGGTCCAAGAGCTGGAGGAATGCCCCCAATGTCTAACGGTACAATTTTCGGTAAAGTAGTAGAGGAGGATGGTACCACGCCTATAGAGTTTGCAAGTGTTGTTTTACACCAATCCTCAGACGATAAAGTCATTGGTGGAGGAATCACCAATGAGAAGGGTTTCTTTAGAATTTCAAAGATTGATGAAGGAAACTATTACATCCAAGTCAAATTTATGGGATATGAAACTACTCGTATTGATAGTTTTGATATGGGGACTGAAGCAAAACGAGTAGGTAAAATTGTACTTAAGTCATCTGCTACAGAGTTAGAGGAAGTTTCAGTTTCAGCCGATCGCCCAAAAGTAGAGTATAATATTGATCGTAAGGTGATCAATGTAAGTAACCTTGCTACAGCAATGAGTGGAACTGCTGTAGAAGTACTCGAAAATTTACCATCTATTCAAGTAGATGCTGAAGGAGAAGTAAGTTTGAGAGGAAGTAGTGATTTTACAGTGTTTATTGATGGCAGGCCATCGGTTTTTTCGGGTTCTGACGCCTTAAAACAACTTCCAGCATCATCTATTGCGAGTATTGAAGTTATCACAAACCCTTCTGCCAAGTATGACCCTGATGGTACTTCAGGTATTATCAATATCATTACTAAGAAAAAAATGGGTGGTTTCAGTGGTGTTGCCAATGTACATGGCGGTAACCAAGGTCGATATGGATCAGATGCCCTTTTCAGTTATAAAACAGGGAAATTCAATTTCTATTTAGGAGGGGATTACAATAACTATGGCCGAAATGGTACGAGTACAAATATAACGAATACATATAGAGGAGATACAACCTTTGTTCAGAGTGCAAAAGGAGATGCAGGAAGAGCATTTACTCCATACAATATTAAAGCTGGATTTGATTTTGATGCTACAAAAAATGACTTATTCACATTGATGTTTTCGAAAGGTCAGTGGGGAATGAATAGAACCGAAGAGTCTGATTTTATAGATGAAGAAATAATAAATGGAGTGCCTAGCTTTAGTAATTCGTTCTTCTCAGATGAGCTTTTTGAGATTAAGAATAATTACTATACGGCTGATTTAGATTATGTACATAAGTTCAAAGATAAAAAAGGCCACGAGCTAAGCTTTGGTGCTTATTTCAGAACTAGTGAGAAAGATGAATCTACAGAAAATATCTTTGAAAACTCAGATGGTAGCTATTACAAAGAAGGACAATATGGTACTGAGTATGATAAAGATAAAAGTCTACGTCTAAAGCTTGACTATATTTTACCTCTTGGTGATAATAAGTTTGAAGCGGGTTACCAAGCTAGATTGGAGAGAGCAGAAGGCTATAATGAATTGTTCTTAAAAGATGGTTCTGATGGTGAGTGGGTACTTCAAGATGAATTTAGTTTTAATAATACCTACTCAAGAGATATTCATTCAGCTTATGGTATTTTCTCTGGAAAGAAAAATAAGTTAGGTTATCAGTTTGGGCTTAGAGCTGAATACACTGATCGACAAATAAAGATTTTGGAATTGCCTGAAGACGATTCACACATTAATAGAATTGATCTTTTCCCAACTGTCCATTTCTCATATCAATTGCCTAAAGAACAACAATTAATGGCGAGTTATGGTAGAAAGATCAATAGACCAAGAAGTTGGTACTTAGAGCCATTCTTGACTTATTCGGATGCTTTTAATGTTCGTAGAGGTAATCCTGACTTGCTTCCTGAGTTTATTGATTCATATGAACTAGGCTATCAGAAGAATATTAAAAATGCAACCCTAAGTGTAGAAGGGTACTACAGAATTGAGCATAACAATATTCAAAGAATCACTTTGGTTTATGAGGAAGACCCAAGCAAACGAATTTCTTATCCAATTAATGTAGGAACGGAATCTACTGGAGGTGTGGAAATCATGTACTCGACACCAATCGTGAAATGGTGGCATATGAATTTGGCTACAAATTTATTCTCATATAGTATAGAAGGGAAAATTGAGGAGCAAGATATCAGTAGAAGCTCTTTTAACTGGACTGCTAATATTAGCAATGATTTAAAACTTGGTAAAATTGGCCGTTTACAAATTTCTTCAAGATACTATTCGCCTACTGTTACTGCACAAGGAGAAAGAGAAGATATGGTTTCATTAGACCTAGGATACCGTCAACAGTTTATGGATGGTAAGTTCTCTTTGAATGTAATGGCTAGAAATATTTTGGGAACAATGAATAGAGAACAATATACATACGGTCCAGACTTTGACAGCTACAGAAATTTTGAAATGCTACCTTCATATTCAGTGAGCTTGAGCTATAGAATTAATAACTATAAGCCAAAAAGAGGTAAAAGACCTAGCGGATCTGGCGGAGGTGGAATGGAAGGAGACTTTTAA
- a CDS encoding DMT family transporter — translation MLKDQLKLHLIVFIWGFTAILGKEISINSTELVMYRTLFSALGLGIVLFLSGKKEKLLVNRKGLLKLIGTGFLVGLHWICFFIAAKLSVSVCLAGIATCSLFTAFLEPIIKRQRVKVYEIILGMFTIFGLYLIFKFEFNHVGALGFALVASVLAATFSAFNTQHTNDYAPTAVTFYEMLGGFLISLALMPIMDNYFPAEDGALFHNLSMKDWGLLMLLTQVCTVYAFYVSIELMKRMTAFQVSLTNNLEPVYGIIMALIFYPESETMSVGFYMGTAVILSSVIAYPICKRLAAKSIFAFGK, via the coding sequence ATGCTTAAAGATCAACTCAAACTTCACTTGATCGTTTTCATTTGGGGGTTTACGGCTATTCTGGGGAAAGAAATCAGCATCAACTCTACTGAGCTTGTGATGTACCGTACGTTGTTTTCAGCTTTAGGATTAGGTATAGTATTATTTTTATCTGGAAAAAAGGAAAAGCTATTAGTAAACCGCAAAGGTTTGCTAAAACTGATAGGTACAGGCTTTTTAGTAGGATTGCACTGGATATGTTTCTTTATCGCAGCTAAATTAAGCGTGAGTGTCTGTTTAGCAGGTATTGCTACTTGTTCTTTGTTTACTGCATTTCTAGAACCGATAATTAAACGTCAACGCGTAAAGGTTTATGAGATTATACTGGGAATGTTTACTATTTTTGGATTATATCTAATTTTCAAATTTGAGTTCAATCATGTTGGTGCATTAGGTTTTGCATTGGTAGCATCAGTTCTTGCAGCTACATTCTCGGCTTTCAATACGCAGCATACAAATGATTATGCCCCTACAGCAGTCACATTCTATGAAATGCTTGGTGGTTTCCTAATAAGCCTAGCACTGATGCCTATTATGGATAACTATTTCCCTGCTGAAGACGGTGCTTTATTCCACAATTTAAGCATGAAAGATTGGGGGCTTTTAATGTTACTAACTCAAGTTTGTACAGTTTATGCATTCTATGTTTCTATTGAACTGATGAAAAGAATGACTGCCTTCCAAGTTAGTTTAACCAATAATTTAGAGCCTGTATATGGTATTATTATGGCATTAATATTCTATCCTGAGAGTGAAACTATGTCAGTTGGATTTTATATGGGTACAGCTGTGATCTTAAGCTCTGTAATAGCATATCCTATTTGTAAAAGATTAGCAGCTAAAAGCATCTTCGCTTTTGGTAAATAG
- a CDS encoding LptF/LptG family permease, with the protein MKILDRYILGKYFKTFLFVVFLLAVIILAVDYTEKSDDFIKNNLSFGQVMSDYYVYVIIHWLSTLSPISVFIAVVFFTANLAQHTEIVAMLNGGMSYRRLIQPYLIGSVLLALLTFVNVGWLVPKAAEKKVEFEKEYIKSKYYFSDRDIHLRVSDSSYLYMESYNNNINRGYRFTLETIDSLQLKEKITSDRIEWDSTKQMWHVKKYTTYSFEGEDMTISKGKDLDLDLNVKPKYFQSRYKLEETLTIPELNDFIASEKARGVAKLGKYSNAIQERYAYPFAMIILTILGVVISSRKTRGGSGLLIAVGFLLAFAYILMVIMSRSFADAGSLSPVVAAWMPNVICSAITAALYYNVPK; encoded by the coding sequence ATGAAAATCCTTGACAGATACATCTTAGGAAAATACTTTAAAACATTCCTTTTTGTAGTGTTTTTGTTAGCTGTAATTATTCTAGCAGTTGACTACACTGAAAAGTCTGATGACTTCATCAAAAATAATTTGTCATTTGGGCAGGTTATGAGCGATTACTACGTCTATGTAATCATTCACTGGCTAAGTACCCTAAGCCCTATCTCAGTATTTATTGCAGTAGTATTTTTTACAGCAAACCTAGCTCAGCACACTGAGATTGTTGCAATGCTAAATGGAGGAATGAGTTACAGACGACTTATTCAACCTTACCTTATTGGTAGTGTACTTTTAGCTTTACTTACTTTCGTAAATGTAGGTTGGCTGGTTCCAAAAGCTGCAGAGAAAAAGGTTGAGTTTGAGAAAGAATACATCAAGAGTAAATATTACTTCTCAGATAGAGACATTCATTTAAGAGTTAGTGATTCTTCATATTTATACATGGAGAGTTACAACAATAATATTAACCGTGGGTATCGTTTCACACTTGAAACAATTGATAGCCTTCAATTAAAAGAGAAAATAACTTCAGACCGTATTGAATGGGATTCTACAAAACAAATGTGGCATGTAAAGAAATACACTACATACTCATTTGAAGGAGAAGATATGACAATCTCAAAAGGAAAAGACTTAGATCTAGACCTCAATGTCAAACCTAAATACTTCCAAAGTAGATATAAGCTCGAAGAAACTCTTACTATTCCTGAATTGAATGATTTCATTGCTTCAGAGAAAGCCAGAGGTGTTGCTAAGCTTGGGAAATATTCAAATGCGATCCAAGAACGATATGCATATCCTTTTGCCATGATCATTCTAACCATACTTGGAGTAGTTATTTCATCGAGAAAAACTCGAGGAGGTAGCGGTCTCTTAATTGCAGTAGGTTTCTTATTAGCCTTTGCTTATATCCTGATGGTAATCATGAGTAGAAGTTTTGCTGACGCTGGTTCACTATCACCCGTTGTGGCTGCATGGATGCCAAATGTAATCTGTAGTGCCATTACAGCAGCTCTTTACTACAACGTTCCGAAGTAA